The following are encoded in a window of Aphis gossypii isolate Hap1 unplaced genomic scaffold, ASM2018417v2 Contig00067, whole genome shotgun sequence genomic DNA:
- the LOC126553093 gene encoding zinc finger MYM-type protein 1-like has product MADETANISGTEQLSIGIRFFDDEKKAIREEFLGFIELHAMDAVNIASAIDNFIQNEGLDGTKLFGQGYDGCATMAGKINGVQSILRDKYPHALFFHCASHKLNLVVNDLNCVPEIRNTISMVKDIINFSRESVLRRKCIPNIPSFCETWWSQKYRSISIFKENFEIIIHALDKLSKDGNTATRKVAFQLHSASNKSIFIMSVILIAKYSKLLEPVANALQSKTLDLLKCSNYIKKIVDIVKDHRENADTEIEQILIAANITAENIGTEINLPRIVGRQQHRSNPPVSNTTEFWKRSLLIPYMDSLISSLERRFSDENLPAFSIFLLHPSNMLDINIKEFKFKINDFADYYQIKDIDSETELWYNVWNEKKLAKNKLSDMEMSEIVGETDIFFPKIKQALHISLAQQCTTSTIERSFSTLRRVKT; this is encoded by the coding sequence ATGGCAGACGAAACCGCCAATATCTCAGGAACAGAGCAATTGTCTATTGGTATTAGATTTTTCGATGATGAGAAAAAAGCTATCAGAGAAGAATTTTTAGGCTTCATTGAATTACATGCTATGGATGCTGTCAACATAGCTAGTGCAatcgataattttattcaaaacgaAGGTCTCGATGGAACGAAGCTTTTTGGACAAGGCTATGATGGTTGCGCAACTATGGCAGGGAAGATCAATGGAGTGCAATCGATTTTACGAGACAAATATCCACATGCTCTATTTTTTCACTGTGCTAGTCATAAGTTAAACTTGGTGgtcaatgatttaaattgtgtTCCAGAAATACGTAACACAATTTCAATGGTAaaggatattataaatttttctcgCGAATCTGTTTTACGTAGGAAATGTATCCCAAACATACCATCATTCTGTGAGACATGGTGGTCTCAAAAATATAGAagcatttcaatttttaaagaaaattttgaGATAATTATACATGCTTTAGACAAATTATCAAAAGATGGAAACACCGCAACAAGAAAAGTTGCTTTTCAATTGCATTCTGCatcaaataaaagtatttttataatgagtgTTATCCTCATAGCAAAATACTCTAAATTATTAGAGCCTGTCGCGAATGCCCTGCAGTCAAAAACTTTGGATTTACTGAAAtgctcaaattatattaaaaaaatagtggaCATAGTGAAAGATCACCGTGAAAACGCTGACACGGaaattgaacaaattttaattgctGCAAACATAACAGCTGAGAATATAGGAACAGAAATTAATCTTCCTAGGATTGTGGGAAGACAACAACATCGATCGAATCCTCCAGTATCGAATACAACTGAATTCTGGAAGAGGTCTTTGCTAATTCCATACATGGATTCATTGATATCCTCCTTGGAGCGGAGATTTTCTGATGAAAACTTACCagctttttcaatttttttactacatccTTCAAATATGTTAGATATAAACatcaaagaatttaaatttaaaataaatgattttgccGATTATTACCAAATTAAAGATATAGATAGTGAAACAGAATTATGGTACAACGTTTGGAATGAGAAAAAACTggctaaaaataaactatcagACATGGAAATGAGTGAAATAGTGGGAGAAACAGATATTTTCTTTCCTAAAATAAAGCAAGCCTTGCATATATCTTTAGCCCAGCAATGTACAACCAGCACCATTGAAAGGTCATTCAGTACTTTACGAAGGGTAAAGACTTAG